The Arabidopsis thaliana chromosome 5, partial sequence genomic interval GCCTCGTCCCAAGCCCAACAAGCCTTGAGGTGGTGGGATGGTTCCTCCACCGGCGACTTTGTTGACGCATCCGAATGTAAAGGCTTTGATCGGATCGGCGGCAAGACGTATCGTGTCTTGAGAGAGGTTAGCCGCAATGGAGGAGCTTCCATAGGTGAGGTTGAAAGAGCACGCGCGTGCTCCACACGTGGGGTTTGGTACCTGAAGCAAGTGTTCACGTGAATTGTTGTTAATGCAGTACAGTGTCTCTGTGTCGGTCAAGTGTTTAGTGGTTCTGTAATCCCGTGAccgttttttctttgaatgtgGGTGGAATTATCAATTATAACCACGTGGAACCCACTCTCTGtgaaaatacatttttcacgtaataaaatagaaactgTCCTTTTTGTATATCAACTAAAAAATTTCTAGATCTGATATTTtgtcaaatatattttcattttgggGCAGCAATTAACATTCTCATGCTCACATCTTTATGATGAAAACAAATGCAGGttactaatattaaaatttgactACAATATAGTATGGTGAGACAttcataaactattttttcttttttaatactaCCGGTTCATTTATGAAGCTATGAAAGTGTAAGTGTGaggataaaataaattaatcaaaaaacattccaaaaacatatttattagaTATGTAGTACTGTAGGTGTGTAAGTACAAAATTATATACCTGCTTACACTGAGGAGCGCTGCAGCTAACGTTCTTGAAGGATGTAGACTTAGCAGGGGAAAAGGCCGTGTTAGAAGGACAGCCAACGCAGCCGGAGCAAGGAATCCAAGCCACGTCACTGCTCGTGTCCATGGCTAGGAGCAGCGGCTGAGCCGGAGTACCGATCAAAGCCTTGACAATGTATGTAGTGCTTTGCAACATTTGACGCCCTGAGGCAATGGGGACTACAGATCTCCCGGCGACGAGGCTGCTCAGGTACTGGAGACGGGCCTGGTCTTGAGCCAGCGTCTGGAGCACACGCGCTTCCCATGAGAGTGGGGATGATGATTTGAAGGGGGAGCAAGGGCTGTCTATGTGGAAGATTCTTAGGGTAGAGCCTTGGTCTTGAGTCTTGGTCAGGTCACAATTTGGGTGGTTCAACCCAAGTGCTAATGGTAGGATGGAAAAAAGTTGGAGGAATAAAACAAGAGTAGACATTGTATTGTATGCTTTTGGGTTGGATGGGTTATTAAATGGTGTTGGCATGAGAAGGGTATATATAGTGGTCTGAGCTACATAATGACCAAGcacataaaatcaaaagtataATTAACTATATGAtacaaatcaataattatttCCGCTTATTAGGTTTTAAGTTTGAATCCACGGTAAAATAAAGATTAGCTTAAATTTAAACTGCTCTCGTTTCTAACTTTAACATTTCTTTtgtaatgttaatttttttcattacaaaGGTTTGCCTTGGACTGTCTATAAGAACAATAAATTGTTAAAGCATGTATCTAAAACATTATGCTAAACAATTAACTGTATGATCCGTTAAAAAAACGCTTTCCAGTATACAACAACCACATGTTTAAATCGTATATCCCGCCCTTCGAGAGTTCGACCTTCAACAAACTTAAACTGTATATGAGATCAAACAAGTTGCAGAGctctaaagttttttttatgatatacCTTTCTAAACTTTGACTTATGTGATTTTAGAATGATTTGTGTGTGTAAAGTGTGTATAACTAATGTCTCTTTAGAGGGGAAAATCtaagatatatattgattCGAAATCTTTTCCATTCTTATGTTAATTCTTTCATTTACCTCTCAAACATATTTTCGAAGATAATATATTATCTccatttaaaataataaaaagtggGTTATTCTTTCAAATATCCAACAATCCCTTCACAAAGAGTGACTGTCTTTAATGTTTCCGAGATGATTTCTTAATCACTACCACCTCTTAACCATCATATCTAAAATAGAAAGATGTGTTCCTATTGTTTCTTGCAGCATCTCCAATAATGCGAACCGGTAAAAACATGGGTGCTGGTTTAGTTATTACTAGTATTTTGTAAGCATGCCATTATTACTCttatatttatctttgtaAAAGATGTGTCGGCAAGTAATGTAAATTATTCATCTGTTTCTTTACTCTTCCGATAGTGCAAAGTTACTTTCTTCAGATTTCCACTACTTTTGTGGGGTATTAGTATGATGGGCAGCGTATACAATAAGGAAAATATACTTGTCTCCCACATgatataaataaactttttttctaatcacaacaacaaaatagaaCATGGGTAATGTATTTTGtgattaatttttcttttaaaagtgtacatttaactatatattaacCCGTGGTATACCGCGagcctatatttttattaaataaaaaataattgaatattttttagaatgatttaataaatttatgctattgtttgatttaaatgtacAATTCACCGCTAGAcgaaattttataactcaaattttaaagttttaagttgtatttgtttattttgttaaatgtttaatattgtataattgtattttgattgttgtttctcggatttcacccgtagtacaccattccatattaatatcgaatcaaacccgtcaattctatgatttcacccgtggtagtatttaattgtataattatattttaattgtcattctATGATTTCACTTCtaattctatcgcaaattattatcaacccaaaccagtcaattctaaaatatttcgtagtacaccatcccatattaatatcgaatcaagcccgtcaattctaggatttcacccgtggtagtatttaattgtataattctattttaattgtcattctATGATTTCACTCAtaattctatcgcaaattattatcaacccaaaccagtcaattctaaaatattccgtagtacaccatcccatattaatatcgaatcaagcccgtcaattctaggatttcacccgtggtagtatttaattgtataattatattttaattgtcattctaggatttcactcccaattctatcgcaaattcttatcaacccaaacagtcaattataaaatttcacccgtagtataatgtttaaatatttataatgtttaaatttcttataaaagaatcaaaatgtgttttaaaaaaattaaagttttaagttttttttttttaatattgttaattttgtttagtgtttaagattatataattatattatgattgttattatatgtttttttccataGCATACTATCCCATGTTATTATCCACTCAAACCTGTCAcaccatataaccccgtcccgtgaaattaaacacaaatttgtcattttattataaatttcaaatatttataaaactagaaacttcaaaaaagattaatattgacccaaacttcatcattgaattttgagtgttatatctaagatttctcTCGCAGTATATCGTcccgtattaatatcttttatattgtttaaatttcttgtaaaatttaatttataattttttaaacttttttaagtttcaattttttaaaataaataaccctagtaaacaaaccattttaattttggacacctcataaatcaagtttcatgctcattcgtaatcgaaatcattttggtcctttttataGTATGGCTCTTgaccattgtccaatttttttaagcgatgtgggacattcTAAAATCGTAATTATTATCCACCCAAACCCGTCATACCATATAACCCAgtcccgtgaaattaaacataattttgtcattttcttataaatttcaatattataaaatttgaaacttaaaaaaatacaatatcgacccaaaattcatcattgaattttgattgttatatttaagattttttctGTAATATATCGTctcgtattaatatattttttatatatttataatgttaaatttcttgtaaaattcaatttataatttttaaaactttataagttttaaaattataaatatttaaagcattttttaaagataaactttataaaaaaatttaaaattataatatttaacttttgataaagttataatatttataattttttgaaacattttaaagtttcaattctttaaaataaaaaatccgaGTAAAATcggataactattttaattttggacgcctgataaatcaagcttcctgctcattcgtaatcagaatcattttggtccttttataATATGGATATGaaccattgtccaatttttctAAGCGATGTAGGACATTGtacacatattatttcttcataggttgaataatatatgtccgttttaaaaaatttgaattacatcatattcagaaaaaatataatattttattaactatatatattttatataaatttaaaataaataaagtataagatcaaataaaattgaaagaagaattatatatttatgtttaaattaggtagaaatattttagaaaattagttaaggtaaataagaaatatggttagtttagagatattgtttatattaaatttggtaattaaatcattaattttcgtttttaattattagtttttaggtaacttttccaaaaattaatgttatccaAGATCAGAAcagaattaaacatgttatctAGGATCCGAACAGAGTTAAACCGGGTAAAACCCAcccatttgaattaattgttgaattatggctcaaatcttcaacattatcttcaaaaatccccaatgtatatatagattattattcaacaaatatgtttatacAAATATTGGGCTGATCACAGTCACATGTGGCCAAAGGGAATTTGATACGGTTCTTCGATTTCTACACCTCATGAATAATCaatcataatcaaaattagctaaaaaatgtgattttgatttttttgttttccaagaATTCTCTCTACAAATGCAATTTTCCACAAAAATGTGACAACTTTcccttaaaaaatatttattgattcCACAGTTTCTCTACGATATGTAACTTTTTACAAAAAGTGATTAGGTAACTTTGTGGAAAAAGCATTGTTCCCTTACCAAAGAGAAATAATCGTTGAATCAACTGAGGTGAAGGACCCGAAGACAGATATAGAGGTAGGGAATGATTTCGCctatttagatattttgtaatGGGTTTGCTTTTGGCTCTTGAGAGATGTTTTATTTAGTTCATGAATAAATGAAGGCGAAGAGGAAACGTTTCAGTTGACAACTACGTCTAAACATTAACGATTGTAATTGTAGATTTGGAGATGTTTCAAGACGAATTTCAACTTATTTCtagagaatttgtttttggctaATGAGGATGGTATATAGGAAAGAGGAAActctataaaaataaaacaaaaagagttttttgACTAAACAAGACTAATTCGTAATCGTAATGAACCATCTAAGAACTTCAAGATCTAATTGATAAGATAACTTAATGTTGAATGAATAATGTCCTTGAAATTCGTACACATAGAAGATATATGGCTGAAAAGGTTGTACAATAGATGTTATAATTAAACACTAACTTCAAGGACTACTTTTTTTGTCGGTTTTTGtgctaaaatataaaacttccATAGAATCACTACAATTTCAGAGTCAACGGTCCATTATaatataaagaagatgaaagatttTAGGAGGACAAATTACATATCTTCATAACCAAtctaatatatacatatgtgaGATAATTAATGTTCTGCagcacaagaaaaaaaaaaaaaaaaaaaaaaatgttctgCAGCACCATTTAATTGTGTTTCCCGCGGACTACGTCAAACTTGTCCCCTTCTCCTACAAACTCTCTTCGTCTTCCACATTTTTAAGTCTCTCTCTAgctctctctcactcactctCTCCACATATATGTCTCCTATAAGTCCTCCTGCCAGTGGGGTTGGGCTTGGCTACGGTATAGCCATCGCCGTAAGCATCTTGGTTCTCATATCTTTTATAATGCTGGCCTCATACATCTGCATAAGGTCAAAATCTACAGGAAGAGACGAAGCCACTAGTGACGTAGTTCTTGACTTGCCGTCTCCCGCGGCTGAGGTGAAGCTCGGTCTAGACCGGCCAGTGATAGAGTCATATCCAAGGATAGTGTTGGGAGATAGCCGGAGATTACCGAGGCCCAACAACGGCCCATGTTCGATATGTCTATGTGATTACGAGGCTAGGGAACCCGTTCGGTGTATACCGGAATGTAATCACTGCTTCCACACTGATTGTGTTGATGAGTGGCTCCGGACAAGTGCTACGTGTCCTCTTTGTAGGAACTCACCGGCTCCCTCTAGGCTAGCCACACCCTTATCCGACTTAGTCCCACTCGCCTTTCAAATCAGGTGAAAGTTAAAGACCTTTTCTTACTCCCTTGTGTGTTTGAGATTGAgaaatgagttaaaatttgttatattttagGATTGAAGTTGAAAGCTCAATAATAAAGGTCGTAAAATTTTCTAATGATTTGATAAAAAATGATATCTtaggatttatttatttgcatgAATTTGCGACCTTACGATGTGACTCTTGGATCACTCTAGTTGTAATACCGCGATCTCGTGATTCCGGTATGATCTTTACTGAGAGAGATTCCAGATTTGGTAACTTTGTACCTGTACACTTGGTAGGGTTATCATTTATCAAATCACATCTTTGTACAGATTATTTATGTATGTGCTGTGATTCTGTGATCTCCACTTTAATATGGGGATTCGAATatggttttcgtttttttgttttcttcatttttctgttttttttcttgaagttttcttttagATAAGTTTTATTTGATATCGAATTTCccaagaaattaaataaattgaaaagcAGTAAatcaatttatgttttgtgaaaTCCTCAATATGTGTTAAAAAGTTTTCgtattattcaaaaaaaaaggaagccGTAAGTTGGAGCTCTTtgtttacaaaagaaaaaaaatagttggaGCTCTTTCTCTTACTGAGGTCAAAATTATAAGACAAAAATACTGATTCGACCAAAACAGcctttagttttatttttcatatgtaGTGCCATACAATCTTCATGGCTCTTGGATAGTCTTTTTCAAATGTGTTTCCGACAGTGGTACGCTGATTACAATCGTAGAGAGCATAGAGTTATCCCCTTCCGAGATTTTCATTTTAGATCCATTAGCTTCCACATCTTCAGTTACTTTACTATTTGAGTCAATCTTGGCTAGTTCACATATAGTCACTTGATTCTCCTTTTGCTTTCCCCATAAGACAGCATACAGTCCAATTACAATCAGTACCGCACCAATCACCCTACATGTCCCAAAGCAGTTGATAAGCTTTATGTGATGATTGATATTATTCATCATATATGATTCATGACCATGTATGGAGAATGAGAAAAGGGGCAAAAGTGGAAATTTTTACCCTCCAAGGAAGATTTTTTCTGCCAAGACAAAAGAACCCATGACAGCAACAATAACCATCATCAAAGGACTAAAGGCAGTAGCAAACACAGGtcctcttttcttcatcactatCCCTTGCACATAGTATGAGATACTTGATGCCACAATCCCctattattatatatcaaattatcgggataagtaaataaatatatgtgaCTTTATATACATGAGAGCTAGATAAGAGAGGTTTAATATTACAGAGTAAGCGGCGGCAAGGAGGTTCATGTCCCAGCCAATTCTCCAAGCAGAGGGGTTGTGTTCCATCACAAACGTCACAGCAACTGCTTGTAGTGTTCCGATGAAGCAAATTAGTGTTGTTAGAGAAAGCTGATGCTTCGCGTACGTCTTTAGTATCTTTGCCTAATCAcatcaaccaaaccaaaagaacaaTAATAAGCGAATACTTGTAAAACTGTAcgtaaacacaaaaagaaatatattatatatgaataaagaaaaagaggatcTCGAGTTGTCACTCAATTTTGTCTCTTTATGTGTGTACACACCTGTAGAACAAAGAGGGAGGCCCAAGCGAGTGTTGCAAAGATTAGGAGGATGGAGCCTTTGAGGAATTCCTTATCACTTGATGAGTTCTTAGACGACGTCGTATTAGCATGTGAAGAGTCTTGAATATGCATATATTTGGTCCAAAATAGCTCAACGATGGGTCCTTTGTAAATTGTCATTAGCATCGCTCCCGCCACTGTCACTACCGTTCCGGCTATTTTCGCCTGACACCACAGTTTCTTCAGGTCCAACATCTCCATCCtattatcaaaattaataGAAGAATTTATTACCATTTAAAACCATTTGTAACgtttagaaaacaataatcGTATTTTAGTTGAAAGCCACATAATTTAGATTTGCACATTTATTTACGTACCGGAATAGTACAGCCAAGATAAAGGTCATGGCCGGAAGCATGTTACTCATGGCGCATGAGAACGTTGGGGACGTATATTTCAGCCCCATGTAGTAGAAGTTTTGATCGATCACTGGcctgtaaatttgtttatagaaagaaaaaaatgttaactcTCTTTCTAATTTGCTTTTGCAAAGACAAGGTAGTCAAATAGAGACAGTGATTAAGTAACAACCCAAGAAGGCCGAGAATGAATAGTTGCATGAAAATGGAGAACGTTATTTTCGGCTGAGCCTTCCTGTAAAACGGAATATACGTAGTTAGAATCCATTAACAATCTATCGATTATTGGCgaataaaattcaaagaatgtaatgaaaataattaaatggaTATAACCtttcgaagaagaaagcaaagggTGCAATAACGGCGGTGGCAATTGCATGGCGGTAGACGACAAGGACATAGTGGCTCATACCGGTGTTGAGGGATATTTTGGTAATTATATTCATGCCGGCGTAGCCAAACTGGAGAGATATCATGGCGAAGTAGGGTTTAGAGCTTGTGAGAAAGCTCTCACAGCTACTAATCTCCTCCATCGACATAATGTTTTAAGTTGTAGTTGTTTGAGTAAAACTATTGATCGTGGTCTTTTGTATTTATAGTAAGATGCAACGTATTTATGATAtggttttgtatttgtttaatgtttaggtTTCTTGGTTGACATCACTATCTTACCTCCCCTCTATAGTCATTGGAACTCAAATATACTGGTcgaattatataaaaccaattgGGTACTATGACACTTCCATTAGGCAAATTATGAAATTGTGgaacaaatttgtaaatctCTATCCGTCTTGGTAATCCATGGAACGGGTTAACAGGCTAACCAAAAGATGAGTTAGGGATGATCTATCGCTAATGTACGTACTAAATTCGTCCATATAGGAAGGTATTAAATTGCTAATCTTcgaaatatatgtttttatgtgACACAACTCGCATCAATTCGggattaattaaaatttcgACCCACAACGCAGACGTTCTAGCCAATAATCATAGACGCACTTGTGATTTTCGTTACTAAGAATATGcctaaacacaaaaagaacTGTGATGATGCACTTTTGCATGATtcgagaagaaacaaaagttgttTATTGGAAAAATGGGGGAAAAGGGCATAGGACACGTGGCAGGTAATGGGAGGGTTTAGGGGGATCATAGAAGGGCATCAATGTAGTGACTCTTGAGGTAAGCAAATAAATGACATAGAAGGCATTATGGTGACATGAAAGTTAAATCTTCGAACTTGGACCATTTGATAttataaaatcattcaaaagcTAAGTTACCTCTTCACAAAAGTAGATAACTCTTTCTAATCACACGGCTAGAATTCAATCTCAAATACAATTGAGACACCATGTGTCTATTGTGAATGAGTCAGGATGGGAGTAGAAACGGTTTCGTGTCCTCACAAATTTGGAGTGAAATAATGAGTTATTCAAGAATTTAATAGCATCTGAAAACTAAAGTAATTTAAAACGTTAAAAGACTAATTTTcatgtcatatatatatatatatatctatatatggTGGTGGTGTGGGGTACGGCTGGTGTGGTGGCATCGGGTAAGAGTAAGAAGAATAAGCTCTGTTGTTCTCACTGGTGCTTGAACCATCACTCTCTTGGGTTGAAAAGGCTGCACCCATTCTCTGCGTGTCCATTGATGGGTAATGACTGTATTCGTTAGGTGGTGGTGGCTGCATATAGTACTGCTGCATTTGTGAGTGTTGATTCTGCTGCTGAGATATTAATCCAGTATGAGCGATACTGCCCTGTTGCTGTTGGTTTGAACCACTTTGATCATATTTGCCATCCTCGGCCATGACTCTGATAGATTCCATTTCTCCATAAGCGTAGAAGTGGTCATGTATGTCCTGCTCAAAGATTCTTGAGTTAAGTCCACCGACGTAAAGTGTTTTGATGCTTTCATCCTCTGGTGGTTCCAAAGTGCCCATCTCACCAGCTTTTCTGAGTAACTTCATCGCGACTGGATCATTTACACTGCGAACATATGAAAAGTACATAAGAGAAACAACTCAAATAAGCATTTGAGAAGGCAACTAAATGTCAAGCAATAGAGAAGATCCAATAGCTTACCTATAATAACGATCTCTTATGTTTTGATGGGATAGCTCTCCTGTTTCGGGCATCTCATGCCGGAATGAACATTCGGCACCTCTTTTACACTGACCAATGGTGTAGAAACTACAAATTTTTGGCCGGTTCTTTTCATAGGAAGGTGTTCTTCTCTGAAGCTTTAAAATAGTATCATTAGGTTGCATCTTCCCAAATGAAGATTCATAATCCAGTCCAGCTCTAGTCTACAAAAAACTAGACTTGATTAGTCATCAATCTTTCACAATGATCGCATAACCTAAAAAGCAGACTTGAAAATACttagttaaaaagaaaaaggagaatcCATGGTCATACCTTTGGGTCATGCTCGTCAGCAAAGTACTCTCTGTTGACATGGCTCATTGGGACAGAGTAGTGAGAATTAATATTGAGTGCTGAGTCTCTGACCTGAACAGGAAGACCAAAACCGAGATCCAGAAGACAGACTTGGCATACATTTTTTAGCTTAGAGCAAGTTTGACAAATCTCGGTTTTCTTGAATCTAGCATTCCGGCCTGGTCGCCACCTAAAAGCTGTGAAAGGACGACTACATATCTTGCATTCCTTATCATAATCCGCTCGGGTCTACATATAAACAACAACTTTAATaaggatttgaagaagaaaaacgtGCAGTGCAAGCTATGAGAATCATTAGCACCTACAATAACTTTAAACCTGAACCTAAACCTAAATTACTAAGTTAACAACTCCACTATAcagaaaacatcaacaaaGCTTAAGAGATGGGAGCGAGAAATCACCATTCGCATGTACGGATTGTCACCGAAGCAAGATTCGCAGGTGATTGGGAAATCGGCGCTTTCCCATCCATCGGCTCCATGATCCCTGTGAGACATTTTCTTCGGTACTAGATATCAATCTCGTGACGCTACTTTTATAGGCCAAAGTCCAAATCGATTTGGAATTTCTCTTAAAAATATGGGTTAGGGTTACCAATTATTGGGCTTTAAACTGGGCCCGTTAAGGCTCAAGCATtaagaaactttcaaaatcttCAGCACACAGACACATAATAGTCTacaattcatcatcaaaataCGAACTTTGATTTCAAAAATCCTGAAACATTGTTAACAGGAACATTGATTAGTAGAAAAGTACCCCTCCTTCAGATTCAAAGTTTCAACAATCAATCAACACAGACGACATTTAAAAGAACCGGGGACATCTTAGCCTCTTAGGATTTAAATGTTTCAACAACTccttgatttttcttctttgatcttcttctttttgagtttcttaGTCGGTTAATTGACAAAGTTGTTATGTCCTATCAGTAATGATTGTCCAGTAATACATATGAGTATTGAAACAGAGTTTAAGATGCAAAAAGACTAGATGGAAACTggaaaaatagttatttagtaaaccaaaatttcacaAATCTTGCTGCTATGTATCGACCAAACTCTTAAAGAAATTCAATTACTGTACTCATGAAACAATATACGTTCAAAACTTCACAAGAGgcaaggtaaaaaaaaagctcgTAGTTGTTACAAATCAATCAACTATCTACAATTTTTGTAGTCTATATGCAAAAAGAATCCATTTTGTGCAATTGTTATTGTTttccttcctctgttttcgtTAGAGTTTCTTGATGCTTGCTTCTGTTTCAGCTGAAGTCGCAAGAGGGTTACCATTTTCATGTTCCTGCAACAATTCATGTGCTTGCAGTTGTAGGCTTGTAGCTGAACTTGCTATGATGGTTCTTGCTCTCCTTGTTCATCCTGCAGTAACTGctcctctttctccttctcgcCTTGCCAAACCCAAACAATATCTGCCAAAGCAGGCCTAAGATCCTCCTCCACTAACTTCTGATACTCCATTGTATCTCCATTACATTTCTTCACTTCCACCAGGTGAAACGTCGGCGTCACTTGGAATATCTCTGCATCCATCGTCAAAATTCCGTTTTTTCCTTCCTTTACTCTTTCCAGTTTGAACAAGCCTGCGCCTTGCTTTCTTATCTTCAGCTTCAGGCACTTGGCAACCTCTACTAGCTTAGAAATGATCTCTGAAGCAGGTTTTTGCGACGCGAACCTAGATTCTCGCTTGTCATATACATCCCCAAAAAGTCCTGCCAGACCAAACCCCGTAGACAAGGCGATGATATCGAAAGCATTCAAGGTAGCAAGTCGAGGCGGCTCGTGGTTTTCTCCGTTTTCATTTTGGCCTGAACCTCCAGCTTCCATGGGATTAGTAGCCTCTCTGACTTGTTGTTTCTCCAtcttttccatctttttttgcttcaaaTGCAAACCCTTTCTGAACCAAGAACTCTCCTTGATTTTTGCAATAGTGATTCTAGTCTCATGGTTAGGGTCCAACATCTTACACAATAGTCTCTTTACCTCAGGAGCAAACCAGCTGGGACACTTGAAGTCTGCTTTACCTATCTTCCTATACATCTCCATAAGATTAGTGTCATGGAAAGGAAGATAACCAgccaaaagaacaaacaaaacaacaccaCAAGACCAAATATCCGCTTTCGTACCCTCGTATCCTTTTCGGTTAATAACCTCGGGCGCAACATAAGCAGGTGTACCACAAGTTGTATGTAGAAGACCATCTTGCCGCTTGCAATCAGCAAGCGCacttaaaccaaaatcagatACCTTAAGATTATCATTGTCATCCAACAAAAGATTTTCCGGCTTAATGTCGCGGTGATAAACTCCGCGGCTGTGACAAAAATCAACCGCACTAATAAGCTGATAAAAATACTTCCAAGCAACATCTTCTTTAAGTTTTCCTTTTGCAACCTTGTTGAAAAGCTCACCACCTTTACAATACTCAATAACAAAGTAAATCCTTGACTTTGTAGCCATAACCTCGTATAACTCAACGACATTCGGGTGTTTAGCGATCCTCATTACAGAGATCTCTCGCTTGATTTGCTGGCTAAGCCCGACTCTCATAACTTTGTCCTTGTCAATCATCTTGATAGCTACACTCTCGTTG includes:
- a CDS encoding Eukaryotic aspartyl protease family protein (Eukaryotic aspartyl protease family protein; FUNCTIONS IN: aspartic-type endopeptidase activity; INVOLVED IN: proteolysis; LOCATED IN: cell wall, plant-type cell wall; EXPRESSED IN: 23 plant structures; EXPRESSED DURING: 13 growth stages; CONTAINS InterPro DOMAIN/s: Peptidase aspartic, catalytic (InterPro:IPR009007), Peptidase aspartic (InterPro:IPR021109), Peptidase A1 (InterPro:IPR001461); BEST Arabidopsis thaliana protein match is: Eukaryotic aspartyl protease family protein (TAIR:AT3G54400.1); Has 3400 Blast hits to 3386 proteins in 327 species: Archae - 0; Bacteria - 0; Metazoa - 917; Fungi - 461; Plants - 1890; Viruses - 0; Other Eukaryotes - 132 (source: NCBI BLink).), coding for MPTPFNNPSNPKAYNTMSTLVLFLQLFSILPLALGLNHPNCDLTKTQDQGSTLRIFHIDSPCSPFKSSSPLSWEARVLQTLAQDQARLQYLSSLVAGRSVVPIASGRQMLQSTTYIVKALIGTPAQPLLLAMDTSSDVAWIPCSGCVGCPSNTAFSPAKSTSFKNVSCSAPQCKQVPNPTCGARACSFNLTYGSSSIAANLSQDTIRLAADPIKAFTFGCVNKVAGGGTIPPPQGLLGLGRGPLSLMSQAQSIYKSTFSYCLPSFRSLTFSGSLRLGPTSQPQRVKYTQLLRNPRRSSLYYVNLVAIRVGRKVVDLPPAAIAFNPSTGAGTIFDSGTVYTRLAKPVYEAVRNEFRKRVKPTTAVVTSLGGFDTCYSGQVKVPTITFMFKGVNMTMPADNLMLHSTAGSTSCLAMAAAPENVNSVVNVIASMQQQNHRVLIDVPNGRLGLARERCS
- a CDS encoding RING/U-box superfamily protein (RING/U-box superfamily protein; FUNCTIONS IN: zinc ion binding; LOCATED IN: endomembrane system; EXPRESSED IN: 12 plant structures; EXPRESSED DURING: 6 growth stages; CONTAINS InterPro DOMAIN/s: Zinc finger, RING-type (InterPro:IPR001841), Zinc finger, C3HC4 RING-type (InterPro:IPR018957); BEST Arabidopsis thaliana protein match is: RING/U-box superfamily protein (TAIR:AT5G53110.1); Has 1807 Blast hits to 1807 proteins in 277 species: Archae - 0; Bacteria - 0; Metazoa - 736; Fungi - 347; Plants - 385; Viruses - 0; Other Eukaryotes - 339 (source: NCBI BLink).) codes for the protein MSPISPPASGVGLGYGIAIAVSILVLISFIMLASYICIRSKSTGRDEATSDVVLDLPSPAAEVKLGLDRPVIESYPRIVLGDSRRLPRPNNGPCSICLCDYEAREPVRCIPECNHCFHTDCVDEWLRTSATCPLCRNSPAPSRLATPLSDLVPLAFQIR